In Thermococcus gorgonarius, the genomic window TTTACTACGCCCTCGGGCACATTCACAGGGCTTTTCTGACGAGCTACGACATAGGAAAACTCGCCTACCCCGGCTCGCTCCAGCGCTGGGACTTCGGTGACTATGAAATAAGATACCGCTGGGATGGAAGGACATTCAGGCCGATAACCGGCAGTCAAAAGGGCTTCTACATAGTCGAGGACTGGGAGCCTAAGTTCGTCGAGCTCGAGGTAAGGCCGTTTGTCGATGTCAGCATCAGCGCGGACGAGGAGACCGCCGCGAGGGAACTCAAGCGCCTCTCGGTTAAGATACCGGAAGAGGCCTTCGTAAGGCTTGACATTCGCTGGGAGAGGCCCTACGACGTGTCAAAGCTCACCGGGCTAATCAAGGCGCGCTACGTTTACGTGAGAACCCGGTTCGAGAGAAAGCTCGGCGGGAGAACGCCTTCCGGCGAGGTTCCCAAACCGGAAGAGTACTTCCTTCCCGTGGAACTAAAGGCCATAACGCTGACCGGGGAGAGGAGCGTTGAAAACATCGAGGACGTTGTGAGCCTTTTCCTCGGCAGTGAGTGGGACGAGAAAAGGATTAAGCAAAAAGAACCTGAGAAAAAGCCCGCTGAGAGCGGAGAGAACGACCTCAAAATTGACGGTGAAAAAGAGGCCAGGGCGGAAAAAAGTGAGAAGCCGGCAACAGAGGAGAAGAAAACTCCCAAAAGGCTTTCAAAGGGTTCTAACCTTTTGGCGTGGCTCGGTGGTGGGAGATGAAGATTGAGAAACTCATAATAAAGGACTTCAGGTCGCACGCCCTAACCAAGGTAACCTTCTCGAGCGGGATAAACCTGATAATCGGCCAGAACGGCTCCGGCAAGAGTTCTATCCTCGATGCGATTCTGGTTGGCCTCTACTGGCCGACAAAACCAAAAGACCTCAAAAAGGACGACTTCTCACGCATAGGCGGAGGCGGAACCGAAATCACAGTCTTCTTCGAGAAGGGGAACGTAAAGTATCAGATTCACAGGAACATAACTAGGGGAATAGCGTTCGTTCGCTACCACGATGGAAGCTCCTGGAAGACCCTGGAGACGGGGCAGAAAGGAGTGCGCGAATGGATGGAGAAGCTCGTCCCCTACGATGTCTTTCTGAACGCGGTCTACATCCGCCAGGGTGAGATTGACGCGATCCTTGAGAGCGACGAGAGCAGGGAGAAGGTAGTCAGGCAGGTTCTCGGGCTCGACAGGTACGAGAACGCCTACAAGAACCTTCTGGATGTAAGGAAAGAAATAGACGCGAGAATAAAGGCGACGGAGGACTACCTTAGGAGCACCGAAAACATCGATGAGCTAATCGGAAATCTGGAAAAAGAGCTGGTTTCCATCCTCGGGGAGATAAACGAGCTCTCGCCAAGGATCCCAGTGCTCAGAAAGGAACTTGAGAAGCTCGAAGAAGAGCTGAAAGAACTCGACAGAAAAGCCGAAGAACTATCAAAAATCAGGATCGGGCTGAAGGAGGTAGAAGGCCTGCTGAGAGGACTCAGGGCGGAGGAATCGGGCCTCGTAAGCAGGATCGAGGACGTTAAAAAGAGAATCGAGAAGCTCAGGGAAAAAGTAAAGGAATTCAGCGAAGTGGAGCCAAAGGCGGAGGAATACAGGAAGTTGTCTGACTTTTTGAAGAGATTCAGCGATAGCATGAACAGGATAGAGAAACTTCTGGCCACTTACTCCCAGCAGGCTGAGAACCTCGAAGAGCGCCTCCGTGAGCTTGGAGACAAGGAGGAGAGAATGAAAAAGCTCGCCGATGAGAAAGAAAAACTGCAAAAGGAGCTTGATGCGCTTGAAGATGACGTTACTGCCTACCAGAAGGCAAGGGAATTGATTGCAAACCTGGAGAGGCTCAGGAAGAGGCTCACACTGAGCGAGGAGGAAATAGAAAAGCTGGAAGAAGACATCAAGAGAGCTAGGGAGAGAAAGGAGGAGATAAACAGGGAACTCGAGGAGATAGGCTCCAGGAGGGGAGAGCTGAAGAGCAGGGCTGGAGAGAGAAACAAAGCCATAATAGAGCTCAAGAAAGCCAAAGGCAGATGTCCTGTATGCGGCAGGGAGCTAACCGAGGAGCACAGAAGGGAACTTCTCGAAAAATACACGGCAGAACTCAAGGATATATCGAGCGAGATGAAAAGCCTCGACGAAAGGGAGAGGGAGTTAAGGGCCGAGCTGGTTGAGGTAGAGAAGACATTAAAACGTGAGAGAGATCTCTTCGCCCTCAAGGAAATCCTTGGACAGATAAAGGAGATCGAGGAGAAGCTGAAGGAGTACGACATGGAGCGCCTTGAAGGGGCCAGCAAGAGGGCCGAGGAGCTGAAGAAGAAGCTCTCCGAAATCGAGGGTAAAATACGGGAGCTTGAAGACGAGCTGAAGAGGGGAGATGCCCTGAGGAGGAAGCTTGAGGTTATTAAGAGGAAGATCAGCGAGCTTGAGGAAGAGAAAAAGGTCCTCCTCAATGAGTTGAAAGAATTTGGGTTTGAAAGCGTTGAGGATGTCAACTCCAGGCTGAGGGAGCTCGAGCCGTATTACAACCGTTACCTCGAGCTGAAACCGGCCAGAAAAGAGCTCAAACAGGAAGAAGAGACCCTCAAAGCCCTGAACCTGAAGCTCGGCTCCGTTAAAGGGGAGATCTCCAAGACCGAGAAGAACCTCCGGGCCCTTCAAGAAAAACTTGAGGAGGTTGAGAGATCCTACGATAGGGAACGACACGAGGAGCTGAAGAAGAGAACAAAGGATCTCTCAAAGGAGCTCGCGGGTCTTGAAGCCCGTCTAAGGGCCCTGGAGGAGAGAAGGGACGAAGTAAAGGGTAACCTGGAAAAGCTGAAGGAAGAAAAGGAACTCAGAAAGAAGAAAGCCAGCGAACTTGAAAACCTCAAGAAGGCCAGGGAGAGAGTTCAGAGGCTCAGGGAAAAGGTCAAGGCGTACAAGAACCTTCTAAAGGAAGGGGCTTTGGCCAAGGTCGGTGAAATCGCCAGCGAGATCTTTGAGGAGCTGACGGAGGAGAAGTACTCAGGCGTCACGGTTAAAGCAGAGGAGAACAAGGTCAGGCTGGGCGTGGTCTACAACGGGAAGGAATACGGTCTCGGCTTCCTGAGCGGCGGGGAAAGGATAGCCCTTGGCCTAGCCTTCCGGCTTGCTTTATCGCTTTATCTGGCAGGTGAGATAAGCCTCCTTATCCTCGATGAGCCGACACCTTATCTGGACGACGAAAGGCGGAGAAGACTCGTTGACATAATGCAGCGCTACCTCAGGAAGATACCGCAGGTTATAGTCGTTTCCCACGATGAAGAGCTCAAAGACGCGGCCGATAGGGTCATCAGGGTGAGCCTTGAGAACGGTGTTTCAGTTGTGAGGGAAGTGGAGGTGAGCTGATGTACAGGCTTATTGACAGGGGGAGCGTGAACAGAATAAAGGCCCTCCTTGAGAGGGGCTACCG contains:
- the mre11 gene encoding DNA double-strand break repair protein Mre11, coding for MKFAHIADVHLGFEQYRLPYRAEEFAKAFREAIEKSVAEKVDFILIAGDLFHSSRPSPETLKQAMDILSLTKEKKIPVFAIEGNHDRTQRRVSAYHLLEELGLLSLIGIRSERIETDYLTSERTERGWLVKGIFEKGGKTVEIHGMKYMSAAWLEKNPLKDIFHPEGDSILMLHQGVRELVEEMTGKLPESQRDYYEVKLGDLPKGYLYYALGHIHRAFLTSYDIGKLAYPGSLQRWDFGDYEIRYRWDGRTFRPITGSQKGFYIVEDWEPKFVELEVRPFVDVSISADEETAARELKRLSVKIPEEAFVRLDIRWERPYDVSKLTGLIKARYVYVRTRFERKLGGRTPSGEVPKPEEYFLPVELKAITLTGERSVENIEDVVSLFLGSEWDEKRIKQKEPEKKPAESGENDLKIDGEKEARAEKSEKPATEEKKTPKRLSKGSNLLAWLGGGR
- the rad50 gene encoding DNA double-strand break repair ATPase Rad50, which produces MKIEKLIIKDFRSHALTKVTFSSGINLIIGQNGSGKSSILDAILVGLYWPTKPKDLKKDDFSRIGGGGTEITVFFEKGNVKYQIHRNITRGIAFVRYHDGSSWKTLETGQKGVREWMEKLVPYDVFLNAVYIRQGEIDAILESDESREKVVRQVLGLDRYENAYKNLLDVRKEIDARIKATEDYLRSTENIDELIGNLEKELVSILGEINELSPRIPVLRKELEKLEEELKELDRKAEELSKIRIGLKEVEGLLRGLRAEESGLVSRIEDVKKRIEKLREKVKEFSEVEPKAEEYRKLSDFLKRFSDSMNRIEKLLATYSQQAENLEERLRELGDKEERMKKLADEKEKLQKELDALEDDVTAYQKARELIANLERLRKRLTLSEEEIEKLEEDIKRARERKEEINRELEEIGSRRGELKSRAGERNKAIIELKKAKGRCPVCGRELTEEHRRELLEKYTAELKDISSEMKSLDERERELRAELVEVEKTLKRERDLFALKEILGQIKEIEEKLKEYDMERLEGASKRAEELKKKLSEIEGKIRELEDELKRGDALRRKLEVIKRKISELEEEKKVLLNELKEFGFESVEDVNSRLRELEPYYNRYLELKPARKELKQEEETLKALNLKLGSVKGEISKTEKNLRALQEKLEEVERSYDRERHEELKKRTKDLSKELAGLEARLRALEERRDEVKGNLEKLKEEKELRKKKASELENLKKARERVQRLREKVKAYKNLLKEGALAKVGEIASEIFEELTEEKYSGVTVKAEENKVRLGVVYNGKEYGLGFLSGGERIALGLAFRLALSLYLAGEISLLILDEPTPYLDDERRRRLVDIMQRYLRKIPQVIVVSHDEELKDAADRVIRVSLENGVSVVREVEVS